The DNA window AACTCggcagaaaaaacagaagtGAGAGAGACGATACCCGCTCGGATACGTGGTAGGCGCCATTCGAAGGCGAATCTCCGCAGACCGCCAAACGCCGGCCTCGCAAGCGCGGAAGCAGCAATCACGCTTTCGCTCGAGACAAAATCCACCATTTCTGAAAGCCCTCTCTTCACACAGTGTCTCTTTTTCCAACGCACTCGCTCACCTGAGGTCTCTCACTGCCAcactgccccccccccccccccgccggccGGCGGGGCGCCTTTCGGCGTTTACCTGCTGTGCCGTTCCACTCAGcaccgcggcgaggagaagatTCTCCTGCTGAGAGGTTTGAAGCGCGGCGCTCATGGTTCCTAGCTCGTAGAGAAACTGGTCGCGTTCTTCGCTGGgggcggaaggagacagtCCCGTactcgccgccgaggccccgCCGACCGCAGTCGTGGAGCCCGTCTCCGGCTGCTCGCCCTGGGCCAGGCACACACAGAAGGGCAGACAGAGAACTGCTAGCGCCGCCAAAGAGGCTGAGTCGAAAGAGCAGAACCTGACTCCGCAGGAATGCACGACCCCTTCCGTCCGTTTCTCACTCGAGCTGCGGTCGCTGCAGTgaccgcgccggcgtcgtccgccgtcCGCCGAAGGGCTGTAGCAAAAATCAAGAAAGCAGAAAAGGAAGCGCAGCGAaccgcacgcatgcagaagagaagccgcggcgtcgcagctcgTTCCGTCGTGTGTTGTGCTTATTTACCGAATGCAGAAGGGTCATCCCGCCGCCCACCCTTGTGTGCTACACTCTGTCTCTCGATTTCTGCGTTTCCTGTAGTTGCCCGTTGCTGCGTTTTCTCCCCTCTCTCGAGACAGATCttccgtcgtctgcgcctttcTGTGGGGtcgttctctcttcgcggTTTCCCTCTCGACGCATAATCGTCTCCTGCCTCTGGCGCTCGCCgagttaagatgataactattgcGGATACAGAATCAACTGAACACCGTGTATTGATATAACAAGGATAATCAGGGCAACCTGGTGTCCTTCTTGGCCGCCAGTCGCCAGCCAGCCctgcttctccgcgtgcCTTCCCGAAcctccctctcccctgcGTTGTTTTTCCTGCACACGCGCTTTATCCACTTTGGTGCGTAGTTCCCAGCGCTGCGCTCTGTCGTCTGCACgcccctcgccttcttcagggCCTCATTCTGCCTCACCCCCCGCGCCCGTTTTTCGCGCCGAAGGCCCTGCCCTGCCCCCCTGGCCGTCGCCAGCGTGGCCTGCCGCAGACTCGAAGCCCGCAgcgtcgtctcctcctgcagccgcaTTTCTTTTGTCGCCTGCAGGCAATCCCGTCCCCGCGTAGGCCGGCGCAGATGGCCCCTCGCCCCCGACCAACGAGGCGGTGGAGCCCGACGCGGTCGACGCGGTGGAGACACCGGCGAAGcccgcgcgggtcgcgccctcggcgacgGGCTCGGCcgtggcagccgccgcgacgtcCGCTGTCGCAGCAGCCTTCTTGGAGACGCGACGGGGGTCGCAAAAAGCAGCAGTGAACGTCGGCGCGCAGGAGAGCTGAATAACGCCTTTCCCGGTtaaggcgcggagacacgcggGCCGATTGGGGGCTGCGTCGGGGTCGCCGTGCCCGAGGACCTGCGCCAGGCACGCAccgcgcgagacagcgacACCAGGTCATCGAGACttgcggcgagagcgagcgccggTGGAAAACAAAAGCATGAAGAACAGAGGAGTTGGTAACGCGTCACGGAAAACAAGAATGCATGCATGACAACTTGGCGCAGCTGAGTGAGCCGTCGGCAGCACGTGCGTCTGCACATGCGCCAGCgcgggcagccgcagagagctgACGAATCCTCGGGCTTTGTGCGGTTCGAGATGCCTCTCGCGGTGCCTATCCCCGCCGCTCTgagtcgcggaggcgggtgTCCTGATGCGAGACGTCACGGATCCTGTTGCCcacaggcgcagcagcgtgtCTAATTGTGCAAGTTGTGCAGGCAGAGTCAGgttttctcgctcgctcggtgtcgcttcgccgtcggcggaaggcgcggcggcgacccccGGCATGCGCCTCGGGATGCCAAAGGCGAagccctgcatgcgccgacgcgcgcgacttACGCGGCTTGTCCCCCAGGCCCAAACGTTTCCTGCGACGCAGACAAGCGaaacagaaaagagagaTGGAAGCAGATGGATTCAGGGTTTGGGGTTTAGGGCAGGTGTAGAGGCCGGCAGAGGAGCTTTGAGCCCCCCTTCTGCGAATTCTCAGTGCGTTGCCCTGGGGGATCGTCGCACCGCGTGATTGAACCAAACTGGATGCGAGAAGCCAGCGAGCCCAACGAGGATAGGGGACAGCTGCCGAccagcccgcggcgccagaaagaagagacacgTGGGAAGTCGACACGCACAGAgacaggaagaagaggagaaaaaacgtCGAGGCAGGACgggggcctcgcgcgctgaCGTTGGAGCAGGAATGTGCGCCAGCCATAATGGATACAGGCAGGTgagcgcgtctgcgtcggcaTATATCTGCGGAATCAAACACACCTGCGGACATCCCTCACAACATCCCTCACTCTCACCATTCTCAACGATGCACGCTGtatgcgcgtcgccgcagacgacttGAACGACAAAGAGCCCAGCCAGtgcctcgacgcggcggggcACGCATTCGTCGGATTCGCCTTGGTCTTCGTGCCCGAGCTGAAAACATAAAgaaacgaagaagcgccgagcttctccgccgcggcgcgaggcgctgctgcggcttgcGTTTTCGCGGCACAAAGGTCTTCGCGCCTgtttcgcgcggcgtctcccagTGACACCCTCTCCTTCCCCCCTATCGCAGAGACCAGCGCACGTGCATGTGCGTGAAGCCCCAAAAGAGTCTCCCCGGGTTGGAAGGGACTTACGCGCCTGCCCTGACCCCAGGTGAAGagctcgccgtccgccgtgATGCATGCGCTGTGCTGCGCGCCTAGCGCCACTGCGACGGCAGTCTGCGCAGCACGCACGCAACGCGCAAAACACCCAGCATCCTTCGACGCGCCCAGGCGACTCCACGCCACGCCAATGAAAAACAGACTTCGCGAACCCCTCGAACTgaagagcgcgcgcggaTGCGAAGGAGACTCCAGCcgcggggagagaagaagccaaagcgacgaggcgatACAGgccagagaaaagagactcgcgcgcagacgcaaaccccgctgcagcctcgtctgcacaagaaggagaagactGCGCGAGCGAGTTTCCAGCCTCAAGTCCGCGTCgcaggcccgcaggcgcacgcgccacgactgcggaggaaggaggagctTCGCGTTCGTGCAGAGAACAAGACATGCTCCAGGGATGCCGAGAGCCGCATCTCCGGTGAAGCATCCcccagaggcgagagaggcaccGCCCCGCCCACGAACGCCTTCCCTGCGGCACCGCAGCGAACGCATGACGGCGgaaagacgcggcgcggatTCCAAAGCCCGCGACTGTCCTCGCATTTACCTTTCTCCTCAGAGGCCCGCCCACGTGCTTGggaagcagctgcgagcCGCGAATTGCGCCCAGACCGAGCTTGCCGAAGGCAGCTCCGCCCCATGTGTAGAGGACTCCGCCCGACGTGACGCAAGctggaaaaaagaaaaaggaaTCAGCGGAGAACGAGGAACGTAGCGCGCGGACAGTCTCGCACGCAGGAACGAGGAAGGAGCCTGCGGGCTGGAGTCCTAAGCGAGACGCAGCCAGGGACAAAAatgagagaagagaagacggcTGAGCGAAGATGAGAATGGCCGCGGAAACGACAGATAGCCAGTAGTAAGGATATAGGTGTATTCATGTGAATAGTGTGTGCAGAGAAAGAGTCAAGCCATAAAatgcgagaaaaagaaaaaactaCGTACCTGTGTGGTGGGCTCCGCACGCAATGGCAGTGACGTTCAGATTCTCGAGCGCGGGGACGGGCGTCGGCTGAAGAGAGCAACCACACGGCGGACCAGAAAGTCTTGAAAAATTCCATCCAAAAAACTCCATGTGCAAACCAAGAGAGATAGAGACACAGCCCCACGGCGTGCACACGTATTCGTATATACAAATATTCATAATTTAAAAATCTACGAAAATCGACAaatatataagtatatgcatgtatacaaGTATGCATGAGATGGAAGCAAACCCCACAAAGCACATAACTCGATCACAGAGACGGCGAAACAGGCGCCAGAGGCACGGCGACAGACGAGATGAAGGGACAGAGGCGGCAGTTGGAGCAGAACAGGGTCGTCTGTCAAGATGCCGGTTGGATATGCGCGACGCTGGTTGAAGCCTTCCGAGGAGAGAAGCTGAGGGGCGTCGCAGGacttctgcgccgccagacGCCCACCAGATGgcggtcttcttcgtcgccgtgGCCTGAGCGCGGACGCAGCAAAGAGTAGAAACACGGCCCACCGCGTCACTGCATCGCACCACGTTTCGATATTTTCGCTGGCTGTTTGTCTCTCgtgaggcgggcggcgcgtcttgGGAAACTGAGCGGCATCGGGGACTGCTGGCAAGAAATATTCTCTTCTAGAAGGCTGCAGAGTTGTGTCGCCCCCCTGGAGCAGGTCTACAGGCACCCACGTGCGCGACACATAGAAGCGAAATCTGCGTGTCGCGATCTCCCAGCACAGCGCTCGCCCGCATTTCATGACCGAGGGCACTCCTGCAGTGAAAACGCGATGAAAAAACCATTTTAACGAGATGGGGCTTGCGACTTCGTGGCGCGTGCGCTTCTTCTCACCGAGCCGCCCGTTAAGCCCCAGGCCGCATGTGAAGAGGAGTGTCTTGTGCTGCTGCAGTGCAAGGAACGCCGAGTGATAGGTTCCGCAGGCCACGTCTGAGATGAAGTAGCCGCAGAGAGTCTCGAGGATGCGCGGCGTGCAGACGACGCACGAGGAGGCAAGCGGCTcagtccgcgcgccgccgcctggcgagggcgaggagacactcAGGCCTGCCGAAGACGGAATCGACAGGCCATGGAGCCCGAGGCGCCCGTTCAGCGCACAGCCCCAGGCGTacgcgctgccgtcgtcgaggcagcagagcgtGTGCTCCTGTGCGCACGCGACCTACGCGAATggagagccgcagacgatCACAACGCAAGCGACGTCTGCTGTAAAAGAGCTGCTGTCTGGTTGCAAATCGGGACGCGGGAATGGGGCCATCAGCGTGCGAAAACGCAAGCAAACCAAAGAGCGTGTGCGACAAAATGTCCTCTCCCGAACGAAGTGGAGTCCTCGCGCCGAGGCAAAGAAGCCATGCGAAGACTGTGAGACACTCGCGGACGCTCCGACCTGGATAAAAACCGCGACCCCATGCAAGCGAGAGATTAGAAAGACGAATaccggctgcctcgcgcgtgtaGGCCTCACCACTTTGACGATTTTGCCttgcagcgcgcggacgaggcgaggcgcgagtgcgtcctttctgtctcccgcgccgaGCTGGCCCTGGGCGTTGCGACCCCACATGTAGAGCTCGCCGCTCTGGCTCACAACGGCCATGTGCAGCCCGCCGACGGAAACACTCGAGCTGTTGACGCCTTTCAAGGAGTCAATGATGcgtggcgaggccgccgctgcatgtGTAGTCTCCGAAAACACGCcgagagagggcgcggacaCGAACGAGGCGCTCGCTACCGCCGTggcgcccagcgccgccccccgcgagagagaggcgccgggaGGCGGCCCGCCCGACAGACTCGCCGCATGCTtcgaccgcggcgcggaggaagcagagggcggggacgaggccgcggcgagcgaagacgaagcgggcgccgaagaaacagcaggcgtcgcggacgccgccggcgacgaggcgacggccgcgctcAACAGAAATTCGGTGGTTTCCTGAGAAGGAAAGGAACACGCCAGAGAAACGGCCGCGGAAAAGCAGAAAGAAAGCGTGGggagggacgcagaggcggaagaaagagacgagaAAACCGGCGCCACTGAGGACGGGGAAGCTCGTGAGaacggcgagcccgcgctcACAGACGTGTGCGAGTTGATTCTCTAGCTGTTCGTGACCACCGTGAGACGCATCCGCAGAGAGCCAGACACGAAGTCAAGCATGATGGTTGAAGCAACTTCCTAGCACACAGAGACTAGTACGAGTTTCGGCGCAACACACAGCGAGCAGCGAGTTGACCGCATCGGGCGGTTGAGGCAgctggcgacgaagagagagcaaGGAAGCGGAATCCTTCTAAAAGGATGGCGAAAACGTGCGCGCAAACAGACGTACGACGATTGATCTAACATTTAGGTTGGATGAAGGAAGCATTGGCGCAGCCCTGAGCTCTAGAGTGAAAGGACGACACCACGCGCAGAGATAAAGGGAGAAGCGAGCGGGAATCGCAAGGACCTACCGCAGCTCCCCACACGACGACGCCGGACTTCGTTGAGGCCTGTCCCATGATCTGTCATTCGCTagcgaagcagcagagaaaaggtgaaaggagacaggaaagcgaaggcggaggagagaagaa is part of the Besnoitia besnoiti strain Bb-Ger1 chromosome XII, whole genome shotgun sequence genome and encodes:
- a CDS encoding regulator of chromosome condensation (RCC1) repeat-containing protein (encoded by transcript BESB_023360), with the protein product MGQASTKSGVVVWGAAETTEFLLSAAVASSPAASATPAVSSAPASSSLAAASSPPSASSAPRSKHAASLSGGPPPGASLSRGAALGATAVASASFVSAPSLGVFSETTHAAAASPRIIDSLKGVNSSSVSVGGLHMAVVSQSGELYMWGRNAQGQLGAGDRKDALAPRLVRALQGKIVKVVACAQEHTLCCLDDGSAYAWGCALNGRLGLHGLSIPSSAGLSVSSPSPGGGARTEPLASSCVVCTPRILETLCGYFISDVACGTYHSAFLALQQHKTLLFTCGLGLNGRLGHGDEEDRHLPTPVPALENLNVTAIACGAHHTACVTSGGVLYTWGGAAFGKLGLGAIRGSQLLPKHVGGPLRRKTAVAVALGAQHSACITADGELFTWGQGRRLGHEDQGESDECVPRRVEALAGLFVVQVVCGDAHTACIVENGNVWAWGTSRVLGHGDPDAAPNRPACLRALTGKGVIQLSCAPTFTAAFCDPRRVSKKAAATADVAAAATAEPVAEGATRAGFAGVSTASTASGSTASLVGGEGPSAPAYAGTGLPAGDKRNAAAGGDDAAGFESAAGHAGDGQGGRAGPSARKTGAGALRRTADDAGAVTAATAARGEQPETGSTTAVGGASAASTGLSPSAPSEERDQFLYELGTMSAALQTSQQENLLLAAVLSGTAQQLREALKRNYLLERELDAMRKSSSDAGDRLATLREHYMQQIHQLQEQLAQQDIRLHAILASRSSASSGTLYSPSSRGLPSRGLPSYAASGSYEAAFRTNLPTNGVPHAKFSSLSAPTPPACTFGFGFQGLSTGAAGADVSPAVDVLATFPEVTLEEALLDPLGQQQPPSRFLAASFPSSPSLLPPGALSKSASSAGDSSASDASGQAEPSGALGSMCPSSGAAAPLEAAAAPPRQQAPAAGSQKPLRASANLSFPRETPEAAASKQGAGLGAGREDSAPKRDSGLAFFRGRGRDFLSHGLFASEEAAASPASKALGYEAVLEKKGLALVPSAGDSASASLSLAGALDPSGASNATGRQRSLEAFPLALSGAGGVAGPPRDGGSAGDKNGPLAGKGKRGSGLGGRDEGAIPVFFLEEDASP